A window of Roseovarius sp. THAF27 contains these coding sequences:
- a CDS encoding hydrogenase small subunit translates to MADIETFYDVMRSQGITRRSFMKYCALTASALGLGPAFVPKIANAMETKPRTPVIWVHGLECTCCSESFIRSAHPLAKDVVLSMISLDYDDTLMAAAGHAAEAAMMDTIERYKGQYILAVEGNPPLNEDGMFCISGGKPFVEKLKMAAKDAKCIISWGACASYGCVQAAKPNPTQATPVHKVITDKPIIKVPGCPPIAEVMTGVITYMLTFDRLPELDRQGRPAMFYGQRIHDKCYRRPHFDAGQFVEEWDDDGARKGYCLYKMGCKGPTTYNACSTVRWNEGVSFPIQSGHGCIGCSEDGFWDQGTFYDRVTDLTQFGVEKNADQIGMAAAGVVGGGVALHAAVSALKSAQNKAQKNPTPKNEEA, encoded by the coding sequence TTGGCCGATATTGAAACCTTCTACGATGTCATGCGCAGCCAGGGGATCACCCGGCGCAGCTTCATGAAATATTGCGCGCTCACCGCCAGTGCGCTGGGGCTTGGCCCCGCCTTTGTTCCAAAGATTGCCAACGCGATGGAAACCAAGCCGCGCACGCCGGTGATCTGGGTGCACGGGCTGGAATGCACCTGCTGTTCGGAATCGTTCATCCGCTCGGCGCACCCGCTGGCCAAGGACGTGGTGCTGTCGATGATCAGCCTCGATTACGACGACACGCTGATGGCCGCGGCCGGTCACGCGGCGGAGGCCGCGATGATGGACACGATCGAGAGGTACAAGGGCCAGTATATCCTGGCCGTCGAGGGCAACCCGCCGCTGAACGAGGACGGGATGTTCTGCATCTCGGGCGGCAAGCCCTTCGTGGAAAAGCTGAAGATGGCGGCCAAGGACGCCAAATGCATCATCAGCTGGGGCGCGTGCGCGTCCTATGGCTGTGTTCAGGCCGCCAAGCCGAACCCGACGCAGGCCACGCCCGTCCACAAGGTCATCACCGACAAACCGATCATCAAGGTGCCCGGCTGCCCGCCCATCGCCGAGGTCATGACCGGGGTGATCACCTACATGCTGACGTTCGACCGCCTGCCCGAGCTTGACCGGCAGGGCCGGCCGGCGATGTTCTATGGCCAACGCATCCACGACAAATGCTACCGCCGGCCGCATTTCGATGCCGGCCAGTTCGTCGAGGAATGGGACGACGACGGTGCGCGCAAGGGTTATTGCCTCTACAAGATGGGTTGCAAGGGTCCGACGACCTATAACGCCTGCTCGACCGTGCGCTGGAACGAGGGCGTCAGCTTTCCGATCCAGTCGGGCCACGGCTGTATCGGCTGTTCCGAGGACGGATTCTGGGACCAGGGCACCTTCTATGACCGGGTGACGGACCTGACCCAGTTCGGCGTGGAAAAGAACGCCGATCAGATCGGCATGGCCGCGGCCGGTGTCGTCGGCGGGGGCGTTGCCCTGCACGCGGCCGTGTCGGCGCTGAAATCGGCGCAGAACAAGGCACAGAAAAACCCAACCCCAAAGAATGAGGAGGCCTGA
- the cybH gene encoding Ni/Fe-hydrogenase, b-type cytochrome subunit, giving the protein MNTRITTPAPGGASTKVDAYGVSTLTGDATEADRRTVTRNTSVYVYEAPVRLWHWINALAIIVLCVTGYLIGSPPPSVDMAEATHQFLFGYIRFAHFAAAMIMTVGFFGRIYWAFVGNHHAKQMFKLPLLNRTWWSEVVDEIKWYAFLKKKPRKYVGHNPLAQIAMFFFMTVGMTFMIVTGFALYSEGVGRGGVLDTLFGPFLDLVGGSQTMHQIHHLGMWAIVIFVMIHIYAAVREDIMSRQSMVSTMISGTRTFKDDDPN; this is encoded by the coding sequence ATGAACACCAGGATCACCACCCCCGCCCCGGGCGGCGCGAGCACCAAGGTCGACGCCTACGGCGTCTCCACGCTGACCGGGGACGCGACCGAGGCCGACCGCCGGACCGTCACGCGCAACACGTCCGTCTATGTCTACGAAGCGCCTGTCCGGCTCTGGCACTGGATCAACGCGCTGGCGATCATCGTGCTGTGCGTCACCGGCTACCTGATCGGGTCGCCACCGCCCTCTGTCGACATGGCCGAGGCCACGCACCAGTTTCTTTTCGGCTATATCCGTTTTGCCCATTTCGCGGCCGCCATGATCATGACGGTGGGCTTTTTCGGGCGCATCTACTGGGCGTTCGTGGGCAATCACCATGCCAAGCAGATGTTCAAGCTGCCGCTTCTGAACAGGACCTGGTGGTCCGAGGTGGTCGACGAGATCAAGTGGTACGCCTTTCTCAAGAAAAAGCCGCGCAAATACGTGGGGCACAATCCGCTGGCGCAGATCGCAATGTTCTTCTTCATGACGGTGGGGATGACCTTCATGATCGTGACAGGCTTTGCGCTTTATTCCGAGGGTGTGGGCCGCGGCGGCGTGCTCGATACGCTGTTCGGGCCGTTTCTGGATCTCGTGGGCGGGTCGCAGACGATGCACCAGATCCACCATCTGGGGATGTGGGCGATCGTCATCTTCGTGATGATCCATATCTATGCGGCGGTGCGCGAAGACATCATGTCGCGACAGTCGATGGTGTCGACGATGATCTCCGGCACGCGCACCTTCAAGGACGATGATCCGAACTGA
- a CDS encoding sensor histidine kinase: MNTQTPNEPLQALDDETWRDVVTAIDRTYSELVDYQERLEAQNRELDEMRQFMASVLSSISEMLIVIDRAHNIERTGGALSDILGIDTASMIGTPLSDLLEAGAGKALSDAIAEVMRDRRPRVIEVSFLTPDGPTPLDVSVSPRLDPRGRSQGVVLVGRPLGELRNAYRELEASHTALQNAQAQLVQHEKLASLGRLVAGVAHELNNPISFVYANTHALEKYTRRFETYFDAVQSGASRPELGALRDELKLDRTVKNLRGAIDGAKEGAERVRDIVEDLRRLSADGTGEKVRFDMVQTARTAADWVVRGTKTPVRIAMDGAAQAFAMGNPGHAQQVVMNLVQNAIDALADTADPLVTLHAQARDGKTVLQVRDNGPGISESDAPAIFDPFFTTKPVGKGTGLGLSISQKIAQENGGTLTLAATGPNGSCFELSLPAGDPE; encoded by the coding sequence ATGAACACGCAGACGCCGAATGAGCCCTTGCAGGCGCTGGACGACGAGACATGGCGTGACGTGGTCACCGCCATCGACCGGACGTATTCGGAACTGGTGGATTATCAGGAACGGCTGGAGGCTCAAAACCGGGAACTGGACGAGATGCGCCAGTTCATGGCGTCCGTGCTGTCGTCGATCTCGGAAATGCTGATCGTCATAGACCGGGCGCACAATATCGAACGCACCGGGGGCGCATTGTCCGACATCCTCGGCATCGACACGGCGTCGATGATCGGCACACCGCTGTCCGATCTGCTGGAAGCCGGCGCGGGCAAGGCGCTGTCGGACGCGATTGCCGAGGTCATGCGCGACCGCCGCCCCCGCGTCATCGAGGTGAGTTTCCTCACCCCCGATGGCCCGACTCCCCTGGACGTCAGCGTCAGCCCCCGGCTGGACCCGCGCGGCCGGAGCCAGGGCGTCGTTCTGGTGGGGCGCCCCTTGGGCGAGTTGCGCAACGCCTACCGCGAGCTGGAGGCCAGCCACACCGCCTTGCAGAACGCCCAGGCGCAGCTGGTGCAGCACGAAAAGCTGGCCTCGCTGGGGCGGCTGGTGGCGGGGGTGGCGCATGAGTTGAACAACCCGATCAGCTTTGTCTACGCCAACACCCACGCCCTGGAGAAATACACCCGACGGTTCGAGACCTATTTCGACGCGGTGCAGTCCGGGGCGAGCCGTCCTGAACTGGGGGCTTTGCGGGATGAGCTGAAACTGGACCGGACGGTAAAGAACCTTCGGGGCGCCATTGACGGCGCGAAGGAGGGGGCCGAACGGGTGCGCGACATCGTCGAGGATCTGCGCCGGTTGAGCGCCGACGGAACCGGCGAAAAGGTGCGGTTCGACATGGTCCAGACCGCACGGACCGCAGCCGACTGGGTGGTGCGCGGCACCAAGACCCCGGTTCGGATCGCCATGGATGGCGCGGCGCAGGCCTTCGCCATGGGCAATCCCGGCCACGCGCAGCAGGTCGTGATGAACCTGGTGCAGAACGCCATCGACGCGCTGGCAGACACTGCCGACCCGCTGGTTACGCTGCATGCACAGGCGCGCGACGGCAAGACGGTCCTCCAGGTCAGGGACAACGGGCCCGGCATTTCCGAAAGCGATGCCCCGGCCATTTTCGACCCGTTCTTCACCACGAAACCCGTCGGCAAGGGCACCGGACTGGGCCTGTCGATCTCGCAAAAGATCGCGCAGGAGAACGGCGGAACGCTCACGCTTGCCGCCACCGGACCGAATGGCAGCTGTTTCGAGCTGAGCCTGCCCGCAGGAGACCCTGAATGA
- a CDS encoding HupU protein — MNILWLQSAGCGGCTMSLLNAESPGVFELLDNAGLRFLWHPALSQETGGEVRRILDDAETGRVPLDILCVEGSILTGPKGTGRFQMLSGTGRSMLDWVESLAPRAAHVVAVGTCATYGGVTSAGGNPAGAIGVQYDGRNPGGALPQSFRSRSGLPVINVAGCPTHPDWVTETLMLIAAGEMHADALDALQRPLFYAEHLVHHACPKNEFYEYKASAEKPGQMGCMMEHLGCVGTQAVGDCNIRGWNGGSSCTRAGYACINCTAPEFEEPNHPFSETPKFAGIPVGLPSDMPKAWFMALASLSKAATPKRLSDNAVADRIKVTPTLGGKRK, encoded by the coding sequence ATGAACATTCTCTGGCTGCAATCGGCTGGCTGCGGCGGGTGCACGATGTCCCTTCTGAACGCCGAATCTCCGGGCGTGTTCGAGCTTTTGGACAATGCCGGGCTTCGGTTCCTCTGGCACCCTGCCCTGTCTCAGGAAACCGGCGGGGAGGTGCGGCGCATCCTGGACGATGCAGAGACCGGGCGTGTGCCGCTGGACATCCTGTGTGTCGAAGGGTCGATCCTGACCGGCCCCAAGGGTACGGGACGGTTCCAGATGCTGTCCGGCACGGGACGTTCCATGTTGGACTGGGTCGAGAGCCTGGCACCGCGCGCCGCCCATGTGGTGGCGGTGGGCACCTGTGCGACCTATGGTGGTGTGACCTCGGCGGGTGGCAATCCGGCGGGCGCCATCGGCGTGCAATATGACGGCCGCAATCCCGGCGGCGCCCTGCCCCAGAGCTTTCGCAGCCGATCGGGCCTGCCGGTGATCAACGTGGCGGGGTGTCCGACCCATCCCGACTGGGTGACCGAAACCCTGATGCTGATCGCAGCCGGAGAGATGCACGCAGATGCTCTGGACGCGCTTCAGAGGCCGCTTTTCTATGCCGAGCACCTCGTGCACCATGCCTGTCCCAAGAACGAATTCTACGAATACAAGGCCAGCGCCGAGAAACCCGGTCAGATGGGCTGCATGATGGAGCACCTGGGCTGTGTCGGCACGCAAGCCGTAGGCGATTGCAACATTCGCGGCTGGAACGGCGGCAGTTCCTGCACCCGGGCCGGCTATGCCTGCATCAACTGCACGGCGCCCGAATTCGAGGAGCCCAACCACCCGTTCAGCGAGACGCCTAAGTTCGCCGGCATCCCTGTGGGCCTGCCGTCGGACATGCCCAAGGCGTGGTTCATGGCGCTGGCGTCGCTGTCCAAGGCGGCGACGCCCAAGCGGCTTTCGGACAACGCCGTGGCGGATCGGATCAAGGTCACGCCGACGCTCGGTGGCAAGCGGAAATGA
- a CDS encoding nickel-dependent hydrogenase large subunit yields the protein MTTRSLLVGPFNRVEGDLEIRLEVADGHVSAAYANSPMFRGFEAMMLGKDPMDALTITPRICGICSISQSAAASAALGDLAGRAQLPQGALATVIMHGIENLCDHLTHFNLFFCADFARPAYAGRSWHDRAVARFTAMDGSATRACVAARAEILHIVGLLGGKWPHTLAIQPGGVTRAPTSRDRIRMASTLKSFRRYLESTLFGAPLEAFAELRTAEALCGWDRGDAGLFMEIAADLRLAEIGFGPGRYMSFGAYPLPEGRAFAQGVWQDGALSDVDTSAIREDLSHAWMHGETAHPSKGETHPDEDMQAPAYSWCKAPRLDGHSMETGALARQVVDGHPAALGLAQAGSNVRARVAGRLLEIARTQILLEGWVAALDPGARFIEDVPLPASGSGEGLVEAARGALGHWTSVENGRISAYQIIAPTTWNFSPRDAAGMPGPVEAALVGAEVGEAEDTPLTVQHIVRSFDPCMVCTVH from the coding sequence ATGACCACACGATCCCTGCTTGTCGGGCCGTTCAACCGCGTCGAGGGCGATCTTGAAATCCGGCTGGAGGTTGCGGATGGACATGTTTCCGCGGCCTACGCCAACTCGCCGATGTTCCGGGGCTTCGAGGCGATGATGCTGGGCAAGGACCCGATGGACGCTCTCACCATCACGCCGCGCATCTGCGGGATCTGCTCGATCAGCCAATCCGCGGCGGCCTCGGCCGCCCTGGGCGATCTGGCCGGGCGTGCGCAACTGCCGCAAGGGGCGCTTGCGACCGTGATCATGCACGGGATCGAGAACCTTTGCGATCACCTGACGCACTTCAACCTCTTTTTCTGCGCCGATTTCGCCCGCCCCGCCTATGCGGGCCGGTCCTGGCACGACAGGGCCGTGGCGCGGTTCACGGCGATGGACGGCTCCGCCACGCGGGCCTGCGTGGCCGCGCGGGCCGAGATCCTGCACATCGTCGGCCTCCTGGGCGGCAAGTGGCCGCACACGCTGGCGATCCAGCCCGGTGGCGTCACCCGCGCGCCCACGTCGCGCGACCGCATTCGCATGGCGAGCACGCTGAAATCGTTCCGCCGGTACTTGGAGAGCACGCTTTTCGGCGCTCCGCTCGAAGCGTTCGCCGAACTCCGCACCGCCGAGGCGCTTTGCGGCTGGGACAGGGGCGATGCGGGCCTCTTCATGGAAATCGCCGCCGACCTGCGGCTGGCGGAGATCGGTTTCGGCCCCGGTCGCTACATGTCCTTCGGCGCCTATCCCCTGCCCGAGGGGCGCGCCTTTGCGCAAGGCGTCTGGCAGGACGGGGCGCTGTCGGACGTGGACACCAGCGCCATCCGCGAAGACCTGAGCCACGCCTGGATGCATGGCGAAACCGCGCATCCCTCCAAGGGCGAGACGCACCCTGACGAGGACATGCAGGCCCCGGCCTATAGCTGGTGCAAGGCGCCCCGGCTGGATGGGCACAGCATGGAGACCGGCGCCCTGGCGCGGCAGGTGGTGGACGGGCATCCCGCGGCCCTCGGGTTGGCGCAGGCAGGATCGAACGTGCGCGCCCGCGTGGCGGGGCGGCTGCTCGAGATCGCGCGGACGCAAATCCTGCTGGAAGGCTGGGTGGCCGCGCTGGACCCCGGGGCGCGGTTCATCGAGGATGTCCCCCTGCCCGCCTCCGGCTCCGGCGAGGGGTTGGTCGAGGCGGCGCGCGGCGCGTTGGGGCATTGGACCAGCGTCGAAAACGGGCGGATCAGCGCCTACCAGATCATCGCACCCACCACATGGAATTTCAGCCCGCGCGACGCGGCCGGCATGCCCGGCCCGGTCGAGGCGGCCCTGGTCGGCGCCGAGGTCGGCGAGGCCGAGGACACGCCCCTCACGGTGCAGCACATCGTGCGCAGCTTCGACCCCTGCATGGTGTGCACGGTCCATTGA
- a CDS encoding nickel-dependent hydrogenase large subunit yields the protein MVVQTPNGFDLDDSGQRIVVDPVTRIEGHMRCEVNVDDEGYIRNAVSTGTMWRGLEVILKGRDPRDAWAFTERICGVCTGTHALTSVRAVEDALGIEIPDNANSIRNIMQLNLEIHDHVVHFYHLHALDWVNPVNALRADPKATSELQQAVSPSHPLSSPGYFRDVQNRLKQFVESGQLGLFKNGYWDNPAYLLPPEADLMATTHYLEALDLQKEIVKVHTIFGGKNPHPNWLVGGVPCPINMHSTGAVGAINMERLNLVSSIIEKCDEFNRNVYLPDVIAIGGFYKSWLYGGGLSSKACLAYGDIPENPNDFSPEQLHLPRGAIINGDLSQVHDVDVRDPEQVQEFVDHSWYEYGEAGKGLHPWDGVTEAKFELGPNLKGTRTNIKQIDEGAKYSWIKAPRWRGHAMEVGPLARYIVGYAKGHEEITDQVTGLLRKMDLPTEALFSTLGRTAARALESEYCGRLQRYFFDKLVANIKNGDESTANVAKWDPSTWPKEAKGVGMTEAPRGALGHWIRIKDGRIENYQCVVPTTWNGSPRDSQGNIGAFEASLMNTKMERPEEPVEILRTLHSFDPCLACSTHVMSPDGDELTTVKVR from the coding sequence ATGGTTGTCCAAACGCCGAACGGCTTCGATCTCGATGACAGCGGCCAGCGTATCGTCGTCGACCCGGTGACCCGGATCGAAGGCCACATGCGCTGCGAGGTGAACGTCGATGACGAAGGCTATATCCGCAACGCGGTCTCGACGGGGACGATGTGGCGCGGGCTGGAAGTGATCCTCAAGGGGCGCGACCCGCGCGATGCCTGGGCCTTTACCGAGCGCATCTGCGGCGTCTGCACCGGCACGCATGCGCTGACCTCGGTGCGGGCGGTGGAAGACGCGCTGGGGATCGAGATCCCCGACAACGCCAACTCGATCCGCAACATCATGCAGCTGAACCTGGAGATCCACGACCACGTCGTGCATTTCTATCATCTGCACGCGCTCGACTGGGTGAACCCTGTCAACGCGCTGCGCGCCGACCCCAAGGCCACGAGCGAGTTGCAGCAGGCGGTCTCTCCGTCTCACCCGCTTTCGTCTCCGGGCTATTTCCGCGACGTCCAGAACCGACTGAAGCAATTCGTCGAAAGCGGGCAACTGGGCCTTTTCAAGAACGGCTACTGGGACAATCCGGCCTATCTGTTGCCGCCCGAGGCCGACCTGATGGCAACGACCCACTACCTCGAGGCGCTCGATCTTCAGAAGGAGATCGTGAAGGTGCACACCATCTTCGGCGGTAAGAACCCGCATCCCAACTGGCTGGTGGGGGGTGTGCCCTGCCCAATCAACATGCACAGCACCGGGGCCGTGGGCGCGATCAACATGGAACGGCTGAACCTCGTCAGCTCGATCATCGAGAAATGCGACGAGTTCAACCGCAACGTCTACCTGCCGGACGTCATCGCCATCGGCGGGTTCTACAAGAGCTGGCTTTATGGCGGGGGTCTGTCGTCCAAGGCGTGCCTTGCCTATGGCGACATCCCCGAGAACCCCAATGATTTCTCGCCCGAGCAGTTGCATCTGCCGCGCGGCGCGATCATCAACGGTGACCTGTCGCAGGTGCATGACGTCGATGTGCGCGATCCCGAACAGGTGCAGGAATTCGTCGATCACTCGTGGTACGAATACGGCGAAGCCGGCAAGGGACTGCACCCGTGGGACGGCGTGACCGAGGCCAAGTTCGAGCTGGGTCCGAACCTGAAGGGGACACGCACCAACATCAAGCAGATCGACGAAGGGGCCAAGTATTCGTGGATCAAGGCGCCGCGCTGGCGCGGGCACGCCATGGAGGTCGGTCCGCTGGCCCGCTACATCGTGGGATACGCCAAGGGCCACGAGGAGATCACCGATCAGGTCACTGGCCTTCTGAGAAAGATGGACCTGCCGACAGAGGCGCTTTTCTCGACCCTGGGCCGGACCGCAGCACGGGCGCTGGAATCGGAGTATTGCGGGCGGCTGCAGAGGTATTTCTTCGACAAGCTGGTCGCCAATATCAAGAACGGCGACGAAAGCACCGCGAATGTCGCCAAGTGGGACCCCAGCACATGGCCCAAGGAGGCCAAGGGCGTCGGCATGACCGAAGCGCCGCGCGGAGCGCTGGGGCACTGGATCCGGATCAAGGACGGACGTATCGAGAACTATCAATGCGTGGTGCCGACCACCTGGAACGGCTCTCCGCGCGACAGCCAGGGCAATATCGGCGCGTTCGAGGCCAGCCTGATGAACACCAAGATGGAGCGGCCGGAAGAGCCGGTCGAGATCCTGCGCACATTGCACAGCTTCGATCCGTGTCTTGCCTGCTCGACCCATGTGATGTCGCCCGATGGCGACGAGTTGACCACCGTCAAGGTTCGCTGA
- a CDS encoding HupE/UreJ family protein — translation MRPRILTPIATLVAATLMAGPALAHSAGHEANGFLHGLAHPVFGPDHLLAMLAVGLWSGLVLPRRVWAGALSFMAAMAGGAALSWAGIGFAFVETVIVASVVAFGLLTLLSRRGQARAVTAASLGAIALFATAHGHAHATEAAGNALAYLAGFLISTALLHGVGIVLAQSIAARPAVQRSIGAGIAASGLLLMFG, via the coding sequence ATGAGACCACGCATACTCACACCGATCGCGACCCTGGTGGCCGCGACCCTGATGGCCGGACCCGCCCTTGCCCACAGCGCAGGGCACGAGGCCAACGGATTTCTGCACGGGCTGGCGCACCCCGTTTTCGGGCCCGATCACCTGCTGGCGATGCTGGCGGTGGGGCTGTGGTCCGGCCTTGTCCTGCCACGCCGCGTCTGGGCCGGGGCGCTGAGCTTCATGGCGGCGATGGCCGGCGGCGCGGCGCTGAGCTGGGCCGGGATCGGCTTTGCCTTCGTCGAGACGGTGATCGTCGCGTCGGTGGTGGCCTTCGGGCTGTTGACCCTGCTGTCGCGCCGGGGACAGGCGCGGGCCGTCACCGCCGCCTCGCTGGGTGCTATCGCGCTTTTCGCAACCGCGCATGGCCATGCCCACGCCACCGAGGCCGCGGGCAACGCCCTGGCCTACCTCGCGGGGTTCCTGATCTCGACGGCATTGCTGCACGGGGTGGGGATCGTCCTTGCCCAGTCGATTGCCGCGCGCCCCGCGGTGCAGCGATCGATCGGTGCAGGGATCGCCGCCTCCGGCCTTCTGCTGATGTTCGGCTGA
- the hypF gene encoding carbamoyltransferase HypF, protein MTEGLRIRVRGQVQGVGFRPFIWQQAQRFGIAGEVLNDPEGVLIHACGGDLDRFVGSIGTDAPPLARVDAVETSAHVFEIVPTRFEITASQGSGAETRVTPDAATCAACLADIRGTDPRRQGYAFTNCTHCGPRFTILRDLPYDRARTTMGMFEMCADCATEYADPADRRFHAQPVACAVCGPQLWLDHGQDVIARAAGRLAAGEILAIKGLGGFHLCCDASNARAVATLRARKHRPTKPLALMGRWEEIEAHAAPSAEDRSALGSSAAPIVLLAHRGTLPDALAPGQDHLGWMLPYTPLHHLLLDAVRRPLVMTSGNLSGEPQVIGNDEAAAKLGGLADGILSHDRDIARRLDDSVMQITRHGPMILRRARGVVPDTLSLPEGFEDAAQVVAFGAHLKSAICLVKNGQALLSHHLGDLDDPLTWDEFIKADADYAALFDHHPEVFACDLHPGYRSSQHAAARAGGGLIEVQHHHAHLAACLAENGWPLDGGPVAGIILDGLGLGPDGTIWGGEVLLGDYHGFTRAAHLRPVVLPGGDAASREPWRNLLARLDQAGFAGIADEMLPEAPREMLRQAMAKGVNAPVSSSAGRLFDAFAALLGFSGAQSFEGEAAMGLEAMARRALHEAGGPYPFGQTDGVIDPAPMWEAALADLRHGVGKDVMARRFHAGLAQVFAELARGLVMEGKARAVALSGGCFQNALMLDLTMAALGDVPCLLHRKVPANDGGLALGQALIAAASSAGNR, encoded by the coding sequence TTGACCGAGGGTCTGCGCATCCGCGTGCGCGGGCAGGTTCAGGGGGTCGGGTTCCGGCCCTTCATCTGGCAGCAGGCGCAGCGGTTCGGGATCGCGGGCGAGGTGCTGAACGATCCCGAGGGTGTGCTGATCCATGCCTGTGGCGGCGACCTAGACCGCTTTGTCGGCAGCATTGGCACCGATGCGCCGCCCCTCGCGCGGGTGGATGCGGTCGAGACCTCGGCGCATGTCTTCGAGATCGTGCCGACCCGTTTCGAGATCACCGCAAGCCAGGGCAGCGGAGCCGAGACCCGTGTGACCCCCGATGCCGCCACATGCGCGGCGTGCCTGGCCGACATCCGGGGCACCGATCCGCGCCGGCAGGGCTATGCCTTTACCAACTGCACCCATTGCGGGCCGCGGTTCACCATCCTGCGTGACCTGCCTTATGACCGCGCCAGGACGACGATGGGCATGTTCGAGATGTGCGCCGACTGCGCCACCGAATACGCCGACCCAGCGGACCGCCGCTTTCACGCGCAGCCCGTGGCCTGCGCGGTCTGCGGCCCGCAGCTTTGGCTGGATCACGGGCAGGATGTGATTGCCCGCGCTGCCGGACGGCTGGCGGCCGGGGAGATCCTGGCCATCAAGGGCCTTGGCGGGTTTCACCTGTGCTGCGACGCGTCGAATGCGCGGGCCGTCGCGACCTTGCGGGCTCGCAAGCACCGCCCAACCAAGCCGCTGGCCCTGATGGGCCGCTGGGAGGAGATCGAAGCGCACGCGGCTCCATCGGCCGAGGACCGCAGCGCGCTTGGGTCAAGCGCCGCCCCGATCGTTCTGCTTGCCCACCGCGGCACCCTGCCCGACGCGCTGGCCCCCGGTCAGGACCACTTGGGCTGGATGCTGCCCTATACGCCGCTGCACCACCTGTTGCTGGACGCGGTGCGGCGCCCGCTGGTGATGACCTCGGGCAACCTGTCGGGCGAGCCGCAGGTGATCGGCAATGACGAGGCCGCGGCCAAGCTGGGCGGGCTGGCCGATGGCATCCTGTCCCACGACCGCGACATTGCCCGGCGGCTTGACGACAGCGTGATGCAGATCACAAGGCATGGTCCGATGATCCTGCGGCGCGCGCGCGGCGTGGTGCCCGACACGCTGTCCCTGCCCGAGGGGTTCGAGGACGCAGCCCAAGTCGTGGCCTTCGGCGCGCATCTGAAATCGGCGATCTGTCTCGTGAAGAACGGTCAGGCGCTGCTGTCGCATCACCTTGGCGACCTGGACGATCCGCTGACCTGGGACGAATTCATCAAGGCCGATGCGGATTACGCGGCGCTGTTCGATCATCACCCCGAGGTGTTCGCCTGCGATCTGCACCCCGGCTATCGGTCCTCGCAACACGCGGCGGCGCGGGCGGGCGGTGGCTTGATCGAGGTCCAGCACCACCACGCGCACCTGGCGGCGTGTCTCGCCGAAAACGGCTGGCCCCTGGATGGCGGGCCGGTGGCGGGGATCATTCTGGACGGGCTGGGCCTTGGACCGGACGGCACGATCTGGGGCGGCGAGGTTCTGTTGGGCGATTATCACGGGTTCACCCGCGCCGCGCACTTGCGGCCGGTCGTCCTGCCCGGCGGCGATGCCGCCAGCCGCGAGCCATGGCGTAACCTGCTGGCGAGGTTGGATCAGGCCGGATTTGCGGGTATCGCCGACGAAATGCTGCCGGAGGCCCCGCGCGAGATGCTGCGACAGGCCATGGCCAAAGGCGTGAACGCGCCAGTGTCATCCTCGGCGGGCAGGCTGTTCGATGCGTTTGCCGCGCTGTTGGGGTTTTCCGGCGCGCAAAGCTTTGAAGGCGAGGCCGCGATGGGGCTGGAAGCCATGGCCCGGCGCGCTCTTCACGAGGCCGGCGGCCCCTACCCGTTCGGTCAAACGGACGGAGTGATCGACCCCGCGCCGATGTGGGAGGCCGCGCTGGCGGACCTGCGGCACGGCGTGGGAAAGGACGTCATGGCCCGGCGATTTCACGCGGGTCTGGCTCAGGTCTTTGCCGAGCTTGCCCGAGGGTTGGTGATGGAGGGCAAGGCCAGGGCGGTCGCGCTGTCGGGAGGGTGTTTCCAGAACGCGCTGATGCTTGATCTGACGATGGCGGCGTTAGGGGATGTGCCTTGCCTTCTGCACAGGAAGGTTCCCGCGAATGATGGCGGTCTTGCCCTGGGACAGGCGCTGATCGCAGCGGCGTCCAGCGCCGGCAACCGGTAA